The sequence below is a genomic window from Lolium perenne isolate Kyuss_39 chromosome 7, Kyuss_2.0, whole genome shotgun sequence.
TGTCTTTTCTAGTTCAAATCTTTGTGTCAATATTTACACTAGAAAAAGCAAAATGCACTACAAGTGGGATTTAGATGGGATCCTACTTGACACCCTACAAGAAGGATAAGGTTGGTTTGTTCAGAGGCTGTAGAGCTTGGAAGGATAGATATGATTCGAACTGGGAATAAATGGGACACTTTACAAGTAGGAAaagagcataccaagggctacgcGGGTTACTTCTTTGGGTGCAAGTCAACAGCAGGACCGATACCTCAACAATGCGGTACCATAATTCATCATCTGCAGGAATGTTATTGCAGCACGCATCGAGTATTGCATCTTCGTACAAACTTAATTCTGTTACTTTGACATTCTTTGCTATGTGCATGAAGCTAACCATTCCCTGTTCCTGTCAACCATATAAGAAAAACTTCACTCAAAATGCCCGCTAACGTCGTCTAACATCACAGTATGGCAAACTGTGCACTGCTATACAGCATGGACTAAAATTTATCCTCAATAGAGAAACCAAAAAGGAATACCGTCCATACCTTAACATCTGGTGACCAATGATCCAATGCAGTCAAAGCACAAGGAATGACTAACCAACAAAGATCCCCAAGCTTCGGATAGTTAACCTGAAACACTCAAAGAAGCAACTGCAGTAAACACCTCTAGCACCACATCGTCTGAAACTTCACTGAATAATGCTGCTGGTGCTGCCATAAGTTTTATTCGGGCAGGAGCCAAGTTTTCCTGAATAAACTATTATCTAGGTCATATAGATAGAATGAATCAATTGCAAAGAGAAGGATGCTTTATGTACCAATGACTGAGCGCACAAACCTGAGACAACAGCCAACGGAACTGGTGCGCGGCGACGAAGGCGTGCTCCTTGGGCGGCCTGTCGGCGCAAATCATGTCATCCTCAGCGTCCACATCCGTTTCCTTGAGCACGGCCTTCAGCGGCGGCACCGCCTCGGGCATCAGCGCCAGCAACATCTCCCCGGCATCGGCCCAGCCGCCAGCCGCGGCCATCTCCTCCATGGCGCCGGCCGCCGCCTTGGAGAGCCCCTCCGGGACCCAGTGCAGCGCGGGGGCCTCCGCGGAAGCCGCGCGGGCGGCGGCGCAGAAGAGGAgcaggtccacggcctccttgccGGCCTCGACCGCCGGGGGGTGTTGAGAGGGGGAAGGGAGGAGGGAGGCGAGGAGGGATTtgacggaggtggaggagccctCCGGGGGCGCGTAGGGCGCCGAGGCGAGCGAGGAGCGGAGCGGGGAGGCGATGCGGAGGAGGTCCTCGCGGCGGAGCGCCGCCGAGGctgcggcggcgggtggcggcggcaTTGTGGCCTGGGCTGATCGAGTGACGGAACACTTTTGGCCCGGCCCGTTCGAGAACTGATGAGTTCGCAACAACCAGTAAGCACCGTCCTAGTTGAAACAAGGCTCAAATATGCTTCGTAGTTCGACTttacaaaaagagaaaaaaccCAATTTGATCTATGAAGTTGCCTCGGATGTGCGTTTTGACCACGAACTTGCAAATTGTGAATTTTGGGCTATAAAGTTGCCCCGCGTGAGTGTTTTCGTCACTCCCGTCACGGCGACCGTTAGTTTGCTGACGTGgccaattttatatttttcttttGCAAATTAGCCTGCAAAAATTTGTTTTTTCTAATTTTCTAGTCCTCGGTTTGACTTACTTAGGGGCAATTTGTAGAAAAAACAATTAGGCGCGTCAGAAAACTAATAGTTGAAGCGACGGAATGACCAAAACGCTCGCGCGGGGCAACTTCTTGGCCAAGAATTCACGATTTGCAAATTCGTGACTAAAGCATACATTCAGGGCAACTTCATAGACCAAATTGGAGATTTTCTGTGAGAGACAAGTGAAATATGTATGGCACCCATTTTCAATATAACTCCTGATTATAATGATGCATTGAGGGTAGATTGAGACTGTTACAAATTTAATACTTCATACAAAATACAACTATTTCTTCAATCATAAGCATTACATTTGTATAATAAATACAGCTATAGTCTTAGGTGTACACATACAGTATAATATAACATGCAGACGCTCAGCCAGCTAGTTTCCCAAGAAGCACAAACATTAGGAGCAGGTTGAACGCGAGCTTCCAGCCATTGCTTGGAGCAGTCTTGGTATTGGGGCCATCCTGACCTCAACTATCCCTTCGAGAATCTGAACTACCTCTGCCATTGTTGGTCGATCAAGCTCATGATCTTGGATGCACCAACATGCAACCTTGCAAGCCAGTTCAGCCTCATCCAGATTGACATCACCATGTAACATGTGATCTACCAAACTCCCCACGTCTCcttcaagaagcttatgtgcAGCATGCACAGGGAAATAAACATCAATGTTGCCATTGCTAGAAAATGGTCCACATGTGTTTCTCCTTCCAGAAATAATTTCCAGCACCACCATCCCGTAGCTATAAACATCAACTTTTGGTGTAATAGCAACACCAGTAAGCCATTCAGGTGCAAGGTACCCTACAGTCCCTCTCATCGTTGTCAATACTCGGCTAAAATCCCTTCCTAAAAGCTTTGCCATCCCAAAGTCTGCAATTTTTGGAAGGAATGAAGCATCAAGAAGTatgttttctggtttgatatcacAGTGTATGATGTAGTCTCGACAGCTGTCATGCAAGTAGGCTAACCCTCTTGCAACTCCCAGGGCTATCTGATACCTAGCAGCCCAATTTAACACTGTAGAATTGCTTCGAAATAGATGGACATCAAGAGAGCGATTTGACATGTATTCA
It includes:
- the LOC127312383 gene encoding uncharacterized protein At2g39910 produces the protein MPPPPAAAASAALRREDLLRIASPLRSSLASAPYAPPEGSSTSVKSLLASLLPSPSQHPPAVEAGKEAVDLLLFCAAARAASAEAPALHWVPEGLSKAAAGAMEEMAAAGGWADAGEMLLALMPEAVPPLKAVLKETDVDAEDDMICADRPPKEHAFVAAHQFRWLLSQVNYPKLGDLCWLVIPCALTALDHWSPDVKEQGMVSFMHIAKNVKVTELSLYEDAILDACCNNIPADDELWYRIVEVSVLLLTCTQRSNPRSPWYSKMLAEMLGHLERQPLNKERRVAWLSLIGPVFDAMGLFLLAHFRLLFSLFFQWMHADDDRTVLLVLERTHAVIKLTWIRQSPYISRLVDELVLLYKESATRKSREIMRNHIVGILVLLQKCKGQLFEEAWKKHEVDPDLTLLRSCLKQLCTKDSSPDL